In the genome of Myroides phaeus, one region contains:
- a CDS encoding S41 family peptidase, with protein sequence MIKKGLLLVTLLVSQCFVFGQKKYSELTQEDYLEDFDILINIVKNQHPNPYRVISEKDFDKKVASIRKTLEENPSYATFLLSNPIPYIHDAHSSLSTDTTIFEDFTKETHFFPLATLVFNSKVFVNQHNPYIPPGSIIKSVNGIEASKILSRINVSSDGEIKADDAKDFTFYISLMFPDAKEYVITYQDSLESEEVKEVTINTVSYFRNFYNVQKSILPFDLITYSYGIYGREVNEDTYILTIKTFAFSEEFAYQKLSAFFEKLNEKGIKNLIIDIRSNGGGLLSNIPLFYSFISKDKVFKNSYRYATKVVDIKVRENLIDGSGRQYSDLDIKNMNNFMLQRYDKSEDDEYYYGNNRLDESYVENYPRDRNVFEGNTILLIDNNTVSAAAYFAALFKENKRGVVIGQETRTCSNFTTASWFINYKLPNTQTIVDLPRSEVFFNNSASKSGACRGVIPDYVVDETMFYAGLVEEKDPELTMALDLIKRQIGLNVAELSTKEKGKKQKK encoded by the coding sequence ATGATTAAAAAAGGTTTATTATTAGTTACCTTATTAGTGAGTCAATGTTTTGTTTTTGGTCAAAAGAAATATTCGGAATTAACACAAGAAGATTATCTTGAAGACTTCGACATTTTAATCAATATCGTAAAAAATCAACATCCAAATCCATATCGCGTAATATCAGAGAAAGACTTTGATAAGAAAGTTGCGAGTATAAGAAAGACTTTAGAAGAGAATCCGAGCTATGCTACGTTTTTACTATCAAATCCTATACCTTATATTCACGATGCACATTCTTCTTTGTCAACAGATACAACTATTTTTGAAGACTTTACTAAGGAGACTCATTTTTTTCCTTTAGCTACGCTTGTCTTTAATAGTAAAGTATTTGTTAATCAGCACAATCCGTACATTCCACCAGGTAGTATAATTAAGAGTGTCAACGGAATTGAAGCGAGTAAGATATTAAGTCGTATAAATGTGAGTAGTGATGGAGAGATCAAAGCTGATGATGCTAAGGATTTTACGTTTTATATATCGCTAATGTTTCCAGATGCTAAGGAATACGTTATTACTTATCAAGATAGTTTAGAAAGTGAAGAGGTAAAAGAAGTGACAATCAATACAGTGAGTTATTTCCGGAATTTTTACAACGTTCAGAAGTCAATTTTACCATTCGATTTGATTACTTATTCTTATGGTATTTATGGTAGAGAAGTAAATGAAGATACTTATATTTTGACAATAAAAACGTTTGCCTTTTCAGAAGAGTTTGCTTATCAAAAGTTAAGTGCTTTTTTTGAAAAATTAAATGAAAAAGGAATTAAAAACTTAATCATAGATATTCGTAGTAACGGAGGAGGGCTTTTAAGTAATATTCCATTATTTTATTCTTTTATTTCAAAAGATAAGGTGTTTAAGAATAGTTACCGTTATGCAACGAAAGTTGTTGATATAAAAGTTCGAGAGAATTTAATAGATGGTAGCGGACGTCAGTATTCTGATTTAGATATCAAGAATATGAACAATTTTATGTTGCAGCGTTATGATAAAAGTGAAGATGATGAGTATTATTATGGTAACAATCGCTTAGACGAATCGTATGTAGAGAATTATCCACGTGATAGAAATGTGTTTGAAGGGAATACCATATTATTGATAGATAATAATACGGTGTCGGCAGCAGCTTATTTTGCAGCTTTATTTAAAGAGAACAAGAGAGGAGTAGTGATAGGACAAGAAACACGTACTTGTAGTAATTTTACAACTGCATCTTGGTTTATAAATTATAAATTGCCGAATACACAGACAATTGTTGATCTACCTCGTTCGGAAGTGTTTTTTAATAATTCAGCAAGTAAAAGCGGTGCTTGTAGAGGGGTAATTCCTGATTATGTTGTAGATGAGACGATGTTTTACGCTGGTTTAGTGGAAGAAAAAGATCCAGAGTTAACAATGGCATTGGATTTAATTAAAAGACAAATTGGACTTAATGTAGCGGAGTTAAGTACGAAAGAAAAAGGAAAAAAACAGAA
- a CDS encoding (deoxy)nucleoside triphosphate pyrophosphohydrolase, translated as MKEMLKVCCAIIEHQEKILVAQRSETMLLPLQWEFPGGKVEVGETVGECIVREIKEELAMDITVVKPLTPVIHHYDTFSLELIPFVCSCESAHFEKKEHKNIVWSDKQRLMDFEWAAADIPIVQEYLKTVF; from the coding sequence ATGAAAGAAATGCTTAAAGTTTGTTGTGCAATAATAGAACATCAAGAGAAGATATTAGTTGCTCAAAGAAGTGAAACAATGTTGCTTCCTCTGCAATGGGAATTTCCAGGAGGGAAAGTAGAAGTAGGGGAAACGGTTGGGGAGTGTATTGTTAGAGAAATAAAAGAAGAGTTAGCTATGGATATTACCGTAGTTAAGCCGCTGACCCCAGTGATACATCACTATGATACTTTTTCACTTGAATTAATTCCTTTTGTTTGTAGCTGTGAATCGGCTCATTTTGAAAAGAAGGAACACAAGAATATTGTTTGGAGTGATAAGCAAAGGTTAATGGATTTTGAATGGGCAGCAGCAGATATTCCTATTGTTCAAGAGTATTTGAAAACTGTATTCTAA
- a CDS encoding PaaI family thioesterase yields the protein MTKAIQDLYPENLAHCYGCGKNNPNGYQLKTYLIGEETTAEFTPESKYTALPGSVYGGLIASLLDCHGTGSAAAFLCKQEGISLEVSPIPVRCVTASLKVDFKAATPMGVPLLLKGKLRSIEGRKVWVDMRLSANDVVCATGELLAIRLKEE from the coding sequence ATGACAAAAGCAATTCAAGACTTATACCCTGAAAACTTAGCGCATTGCTACGGCTGTGGAAAAAACAATCCTAATGGTTACCAACTCAAAACTTATTTAATTGGAGAGGAAACTACTGCCGAGTTTACTCCAGAATCTAAATATACTGCTCTTCCTGGAAGTGTATATGGTGGATTAATTGCGTCTTTATTAGATTGCCACGGTACTGGTTCTGCTGCGGCTTTTCTGTGTAAACAGGAAGGCATTTCCCTTGAAGTAAGCCCTATTCCTGTACGTTGTGTAACAGCGTCCTTAAAAGTTGATTTTAAAGCCGCTACACCGATGGGTGTTCCTTTGCTATTAAAAGGTAAACTGCGCAGCATAGAAGGCCGTAAAGTATGGGTAGATATGAGGCTTAGCGCAAATGATGTTGTATGTGCTACTGGAGAACTTTTAGCTATTCGATTAAAAGAAGAATAA